In a genomic window of Thermus albus:
- a CDS encoding PIG-L deacetylase family protein translates to MAVFAHPDDEIGAAGTLALHARRGDRVLLVWMTRGELASQFGAMEEARVAEIREGHGAHVAQLIGAEYRFLPFRDTFLTGSREEALALARVMAEFGPDAVITWDPWDVHPDHRATHQAVLSALKLCRIPKLVGEAHRKPVRLYHYPRREVSRPYVYVDVSATQEVAEAVFGFYQAFYGWPFSLEDFRAQRRLRGREAGVPFAEAFQTDSPPAWPALP, encoded by the coding sequence ATGGCGGTGTTTGCCCATCCCGACGATGAGATCGGGGCTGCGGGCACCTTAGCCCTTCACGCCCGGCGTGGGGACCGGGTGTTGTTGGTTTGGATGACGAGGGGGGAGTTGGCCAGCCAGTTCGGGGCCATGGAGGAGGCAAGGGTGGCGGAGATACGGGAAGGGCACGGGGCCCATGTGGCCCAGCTGATCGGGGCCGAGTACCGTTTTCTCCCCTTTCGCGACACCTTTCTCACGGGGAGCCGGGAAGAGGCCTTGGCCCTAGCCCGGGTCATGGCCGAGTTTGGGCCGGATGCCGTCATCACCTGGGACCCTTGGGACGTGCACCCCGACCACCGGGCCACCCACCAGGCGGTGCTTTCTGCCCTGAAGCTTTGCCGCATCCCCAAACTGGTGGGGGAAGCGCACCGGAAGCCGGTTCGCCTGTACCACTACCCTAGGCGGGAGGTTTCCCGGCCTTATGTGTACGTGGATGTCTCCGCCACCCAGGAAGTGGCGGAGGCGGTGTTTGGCTTCTACCAGGCGTTCTACGGCTGGCCCTTTAGCCTCGAGGACTTTCGGGCCCAGCGGCGGCTTCGGGGCCGGGAGGCGGGGGTTCCCTTTGCGGAGGCGTTTCAGACGGACTCTCCTCCGGCGTGGCCGGCCCTTCCCTAA